Proteins from a genomic interval of Anolis sagrei isolate rAnoSag1 chromosome 1, rAnoSag1.mat, whole genome shotgun sequence:
- the PLEKHA3 gene encoding pleckstrin homology domain-containing family A member 3: MEGVLYKWTNYITGWQPRWFVLDNGILSYYDSQDDVCKGSKGSIKMAVCEIKVHPTDSTRMELIIPGEQHFYMKAVNAAERQRWLVALGSSKACLTDTKTKKEKETNETSESLKTKMSELRLYCDLLMQQVHTIQEYVHHDKNRSSPTVENMNEASSLLSATCDTFITTLEECVKIANAKFKPEMFQLPHPDPLVSPVSPSPVQMMKRSVSHPGTCYPERSGHFTKEPNSSSHRLSQKWRRTVSDAGPSIDVSLEDTDRPASCSRDTLNGDLAPPALPDASLPFCDSKKEPELEETLPPTF, translated from the exons ATGGAGGGAGTCTTGTACAAGTGGACCAATTATATCACAG GTTGGCAGCCTCGTTGGTTTGTTCTAGATAATGGGATATTGTCTTACTACGATTCACAGGATGATGTTTGTAAAGGTAGCAAAGGAAGCATAAAGATGGCTGTGTGTGAAATCAAAG TGCACCCAACAGATAGCACAAGAATGGAGTTAATCATCCCAGGAGAGCAGCACTTTTACATGAAAGCTGTTAATGCAGCTGAGCGACAGAGGTGGCTAGTAGCGTTGGGGAGCTCAAAAGCCTGCTTGACAGACACCAAAACGAAAAAGGAAAAAG AAACAAATGAAACCAGTGAATCTCTGAAAACCAAAATGTCTGAGCTTCGTCTCTACTGTGACCTTCTAATGCAGCAGGTCCATACAATACAAGAATACGTTCACCACGATAAGAATCGTTCCTCACCTACTGTAGAG AATATGAATGAAGCTTCTTCCTTGCTCAGTGCCACTTGTGACACATTTATCACGACACTTGAAGAATGTGTGAAAATTGCGAATGCCAAGTTTAAGCCAGAGATGTTTCAGCTGCCTCATCCTGACCCCTTAGTTTCTCCTGTGTCACCTTCACCTGTACAGATG ATGAAGCGTTCTGTTAGCCACCCAGGTACTTGTTATCCTGAGAG GAGTGGTCATTTCACGAAAGAACCAAATTCATCTTCCCATCGATTATCACAAAAATGGAGAAGAACCGTGTCTGATGCAGGACCATCTATAGATGTTTCCCTCGAAGATACAGACA GACCAGCATCCTGTTCCAGAGATACTCTGAATGGAGACCTGGCACCTCCAGCCCTTCCTGACGCCTCCTTGCCATTCTGCGATTCTAAAAAAGAACCAGAGCTTGAAGAGACTCTTCCGCCTACTTTCTGA